The Methanomicrobia archaeon genomic sequence TGAGAGGACGCAGGAGATAGCTGCCGTTACGTCGAAAGGCACAGAGGAAATAAAAGCAAAAGTGGTCATCGGGGCGGATGGTGTGAAGAGTACCATAGCGCGATTAGCAGGGCTCACGGTCGCACAGAGCACCCTGGCCTGCGTGCAAATAGAGGCTGACTACGTAACGGAAGAGGGGCTTGCGGAGATCTTCGTGGGTAAAACCGTTGCACCAGGCTTCTTTGCCTGGGCCATTCCGCTTGGTGCAGGTGCAGGTGCGGAGAATCGTGCGAGAATCGGGCTCTGTATAGACAAACGGGTCTCACCGCATTCCAGCCCCTTGCTCTTTTTAAAACGGAATTTAGAGCAGCATCCGGTGATAGCGCGGAAGTACAAGGGCACGGTCTTTAGCAGTACCGCAGGGAGAATTCCCATACCGGTAAATGCGGGTGGCCTGCGAGGACAAAAATCGCGGACGGTGAAAGTGGATACGGATGCAGATACCGGGATACTGCTGGTCGGCGACGCGGCAGCGCAGATCAAGCCGATCACCGGCGGCGGTGTGTATTACGGTATGAAATGCGGGAAGATAGCGGGTGAGATGGCTGCACGAGCATGCTTGATGGGCGAGATAACGATGCTGAACGATTATGAACGACGATGGCGCAAGGAACTCGGGCGGGAAATAGCGGTGGGGTTGAAGGTGCACCGGTTACGGTGTGTACTGAGCGACAAGGACTTCGATACGATTGTTCATACGCTGTTGAGAAGCGCGATGGCACGTCGGATAAAGAGTGAGGGTGATATGGATTATCCCGCGATGCTCGTTCACGCGCTTCTGGCGAATCCCAGCCTCATTCGAGTGATGGGACGGAACATCTTAAGATATTTATATACGAAGTAGACATAAGATAAGTAGGCAAAGGCACGTCGAGGGCTTTTGGAAGGAGAAAATGGCAAGGATATACGCGAGAAAGCGAGGGAGATCAGGTTCAACACGACCATTTAGCTTGAGGCTCAAGCAGGCTTCACCTGAGTGGGTAGAGATGAGCACAGAAGAAGTGGAGAACAAAGTGGTAGATTTGCATAATCAAGGGCTGTCAACGAGTCAAATAGGAGTTCTCTTACGGGACAGTTACAGCGTGCCAAGCGTTGCACTGGTCACCGGGAGGAAGCTAACGCGGATTTTAAAGGAGCGTGAGAGCGCGGATAAGCTGCCTGAAGACCTCCAGAATTTGATGCGAAAGGCGCTGAGACTGCGGAAGCATCTTGGCGTGAATAAGATGGATATTCACAATAAAAGGTCATTACAATTAACGGAATCCAAGATACGACGGCTTGTGAAGTATTACAAACGGAAGCAGGTCTTACCAGGGGATTGGAAGTACAAGCCGGAAACAGCCGAGGTGATTTTGCGAGGGTAGGCAGCACACGTAAAGGAGCGAAGATATACGAAAATGAGAGGGTTTGGGGAATTATTGGTTGGTTTTGCGTTGGTGGCTATCAGTTTTGTGGGCATTTGGTATCTCATCGACGAGGTCTTAGCGGTTCTGCTGGGAGTCATCCCCCTCGTGTTGCTGTTCTTCGGTGCGTTGTTCGTGATGATGGGCGTGAGTAGTATGAGAATGAAGAGTGCGGAGCCAGAAGGCTGGAGCGCGGAAAGCGGCGATGAGGGGCGAGAGTGAGTACCAGTGGGCGCGATAAAACCGACGTATATAAAGAGTTTGGGGAAGAAACTGTTGACGGAAGTACCGGAGTTCACCGATGATTTTGAGGTTAATAAGAAGCTCGTGGAAGAGAACACGAATGTAAAAAGTAAGGGAGTAAGGAATAGGATAGCGGGATATATAACCCATAAGAAGGTAAAAGAAAGTAAGGAGGAGTGAGCTGAGCGGGATGTTGAGAATAGAAGGTGTTTATACAGCACTGATAACTCCTTTTACGAACGACAATGAGGTAGATGAGGCAGGTCTGAGACGACTTGTGGATTTTGCGATCGAGGGCGGTGTCTCGGGGATCGTCCCCTGTGGCACGACCGGCGAATCAGCAACGCTTTCGCATGACGAGCATAAGAAGGTAATCGATGTGGTGATAGACGCTTCGACGGTGCCGGTAATCGCAGGCACGGGCTCGAACAACACGCAGGAAGCGGTCGAGTTCACGAAGCACGCAGAGGATGCCGGTGCTGCCGGATGTCTCTTGATAACTCCATATTACAATAAACCGAATGTAACGGGACTGAAAGCGCATATCGCGAAGATTGGCGATGCCGTTGATATTCCCCTGATTCTGTACAACATACCGTCGCGAACGGGTCAGAACATAAGTGCCGAGACGCAGATAGAGCTTGCGGCCGAGGTCCCGAATCTGAAGGGTGCGAAGGAGGCTTCGGGCGATTTGAAGCAGGTTGGCACGATCATTCAGATGGCGGCGGAGCGGGGTTTGGACTTCGCGGTAATGGCCGGCGATGATTTCCTCACGCTGCCGATCATGAGCCTGGGCGGTAAGGGTGTGATCTCGGTCGCGTCAAACATCGCGCCGAAGGAGATGTGCGCGATGGTGGCGGCGATGTCGAAGAACGAGGTTGAGAAAGCGCAGGAGATTAATATCAAGCTCTATCCGCTATTTGACTCGATGTTCTTGGAGACAAATCCGATACCGGTGAAGAAGGCTGCGGAGCTGATGGGACTGCCAGCGGGTAATGTGAGGCTGCCGCTCGGCGCATTGAGCGAGGCGAACGTCGAGAAGTTGCGCACCGTACTGAAGGGGTTGGGGATGGCGTAGATCGTGGTATACTTAGAGGCAGGCATCAATAAGGAGAATATACTCAATATGCGGATATAATATCAAATTATAGTAATATCTGCAATACTGCAGATACACCGGAGTTAGATGAAATTGTACATTGTGATTTATTAAAAAAGTAATAGGGGGATAAAATTGAAAAAAGAATCATCAGAAGGATTAATTGATTTTAATGTTGATCAAACTGATGGTGTTGACTTATTAACAGCTGAAGGTGTTGTAAGATTGTTCAGTGAAACAGTAATGAAATATCCATCTAAATCCATTGATATCTTTAATTACAACATTCAAAAAGCGAAGATTCTATTGGCTCTATCATATAAAATAAAGAAGGTTTGGCCATCAATTGTTGAATATTTTAAAGAACCAGAAGCACCACCCTCTAGTTCACCTTGGATGGAATTAATCTCTGGAATAGGAAAAGCATTTGAAGGAGGTTCTGCGTCATATTTTGTTTTTACTGAACAGGCAGTTGTAACTTCAGTTTCAGCAACAGAGATCTATTATCGGGATATACTTGCAGAATCAATCAATTCTGATTTACGAATTGCAAAGAGATTCGCAGATAAGGAGATTCACATAACTATTGATCAGTTATTCCAAATAGATTTTGAATTGAAAAGTGAAATTGGGATTTTTCTTGTTGAAAAAATAGATTTTCAAAAGGTTGACAATATTATATCTTCGTATAAAAAGGCGTTTGGGAATGAATTTGGGAGTATGATGCTGGATGATGATGAAATTGTAACTTTAAAAAAGATTTTTGGAATTAGACATTTATTCATTCATAAAGCCGGAAAGTTAGATAATAAATTCATATCAAATACGAATATTCAGAGAGATATAGGAAGTCATTTTGTTGTTACCCGTAAACAAGTAAATGAAATTATTAATTTCTTAGAAAAAATCGTAAATAAATCCGAAAATTTAATTTCTAAAAAGGGTTCTAAAAAATAAATCACAATTAAAACGCAACTCTCGTTTGCCTCGGCCCTTCGGCCCCGAATTATAGAGCTTTTATGCGCAAGGCGCCAGTTACGATGAGCTTTTGGCTGCATTGTGCTGATAGAGGCGAAGAACCTATCTGAAATGCCGTTACTTTAATTATCTTAAAACTATTATATCCAATTGGAGGTATGTATAAGCCGAAATGAAAAAATTACATCTCCCCGTTATTATTGAAGTTGATGAAGACGGCTATTACATCGTGAGCTGTCCGCTCTTTAAAGGCTGTCATTCCTACGGCGAAACGGTAGACGAAGCGTTGGAGAATATACGGGAAGTTATAGATCTTTGCCTTGAGGAGACGAAGCTGGAGGAGCTCAACAAGTTCGTGGGCTTTAGAGAGCTGGAAATAGTCCAGAATGCCTAAACTCCCGGTGCTTAAAGGTAGAGAACTTATAGCGTTTTTGGAATCCATTGACTTTAGAGTTACTAGAACGAAGGGCTCTCATGTACGATTGAAATCGGACGATGGGAGAGCAACCACGGTTCCTCTGCACGGGAACAAGGATATACCAAAAGGGCTTCTGCGTAAAATAATCAGAGAAGACTTGGAACTAAGTTTAGAAGAATTTTTAGAGTTGTACGAGCGGTATAAAGGGAAATAATTGTGATTAACCATTTTAAAAACGCTTTTCGCTCTTTTCAACAATAATGATCCATATACGACCCGAAAAAACGGAAGATATCGCAAGCATCGGCGAGCTTACCAGACTCGCCCCTTTTGTGCCGTGATAACCCAGCCAGCGGAACGTTATGCGACGTAAATGCTTGGAAGCTATTATTTTTAAAAAGTGAATGCTATTATAGTGATAGGAATACATTTTTAGCTACGATGACAAATAGTTACCGTCTCTCCGTGGTGATAGAGAAGGATGCTGATGGCTATTTCGCCTTCTGCCCAGAGTTGCAAGGCTGTTATACGCAGGGCGATAGTTACGAGGAAGTTTTAGAGAATATTAAAGATGCGATTCGCCTGCATATTGAAGATAGGATAGAGGACGGGGAAGCGATCCCACATATTGAAGCTATAAGCCTGACCTCTGTGGAAGTGGCGGTATGAGCGAGAAACTCCCTCGAATTACGGCTAGCAGAGTACTTAAAGTCTTGGAAAAGGCGGGTTTTGTCTGTGTTCGCCAAAGCGGAAGCCATAAGATTTACAAAAACAGCGAAGGAAAACGAGTAACGGTCCCCTACCACTCAAAGAAGGTTCTTCATCCTAAAGTCTTGAAAAGTATTCTGAGCGATGCCGATCTGACAGTAGAAAGATTCAAAGAGCTAATGAAGTAACTTAGCCGAAACCCTTAAAAAACGTGCTATTTTTAGCTACTAAGGATGCATGATCCACATACGACCAGAAAAACCGGACGATATCGAAAGCATCGATGAGCTTACCCGACTCGCCTTTGAGGGTGAGGATGAAGCGAACTTAACCGCGGCTATTCGTGCTTCAGACTACTTCATCCCCGCGCTATCCTTAGTAGCTTTAGACGATACTGATCAAACAGTCGGCCACATTCTTTTCAGTCCCATCACCATCGAATCTTCTGAAAGATCGGTAGAGGCATTAGCACTCGCCCCGATGGCCGTTCTTCCTGAATATCAGAACCGAGGGATTGGCTCTCTGCTGATCCAGCACGGACTGGCAGCATGTAAGAAGCTCGGCTATACGATTGTGGTCGTGGTTGGGCATCCTGAGTACTATCCACGGTTCGGGTTCAAGCCCGCACGCGACTACGGCCTTGAGGTGCCGTTTGAAGTGCCTGACGAAGCGTTTATGGTTTGTGAGCTTGTTCCTGGCGCGTTGAAGAACGTACAAGGCGTGGTGAAGTACAGTCCGGCGTTTGATTCGGTTCTGTAAAACCTTTTGGGCTTGAACGGAAAACTCCTTGCAATCCTGAAATCCCAAAACTCTGCGGGGCTTGCATGATGCAGGGCAGGGTCAAGGACGGTTTTGAGTGGATAGAAATGTTTAAATAGGGTAGTCATCGAGAATTAGTTACAGAAGTCGATAGCTAAGATAGCCAGGCCAGCCAGAAAAGGTGATAGATGAAAATGAAAAAAATAGTGGGTATGGTACTCTGTATCTCTCTAATTCTAGGTGCTTTTTTGAGTGGGTGTGTTGAACCGCAACCGGAATCGCAACCTGAAACACAATCCAGAACTATAACGATTGGTGCATTATTGCCATTGACCGGAGACTTGTCTTCGCTGGGCGAGAGTAGCAATGCGGCATTGGCGGTGGGTTTGGAGGAGGCCAATACCTATTTCGCGGAGATTGGCGCGAACACAGAAGTTGAGCTTATCATCGAGGATACCGAGACTGATACTGAGGTGGCTCTCGCGAAGCTCAAGAAGCTTGATGAAGCCGGTGTTAAGGTTGTTATTGGTCCGGTATCCAGCACTGTCCTGAGCGGTATAAAGGATTATGCAGACGAAAATGGGATCGTGCTCATCAGTTTGTCAACAGCACCAGGTCTTGCAATAGCAGATGACAATGTCCTGAGGTTGGTTCCAGATGATAGTGGCCAAGCAGGCGCGATTACAGCACTGATGCAGAGAGACGGGATAAAAGCTATTGTCTCTATTGTCCGGGATGATGTGTGGGGAAATGAGTTATATGGGGCGGCAAGAAAGCAGATGGAAGGAGTTAAAGAGCTTGAAAAGGTAACCTATAACACAGCCTCGGGAACATTCTCTGAACCACTTAATGTCGTAAATGCAAAAGCGGAGGAAGCTATTGGGAACTATGGCGAAGGCGCGGTTGGTGTCTATCTTGTGAGCTTTGAGGAGGGTATTCCGCTCTTGAAAGAAGCCGCAGGGTACGAAGCATTGGGGAACGTCAAATGGTATGGGAATGACGTGCTCGCAAACGAGCAGAAGATTGTTGAGGATGCGGTGATTGCAGATTTTGCCATAAAGACCGGTTTGATCAATCCGGTATTTGGAAGCGAGGAAGAGACGCCGACTTTTGAGTATGTTGAAGGAAGAATAACAGAAATGATAGGGAGAAAGCCAGATGCCTATGCCATTGCGGCGTATGATGCATTCTGGCTTGCAACGAACGCGTACATGGATAATCCGAATGATGCGAGCATAAAGAAGGTGTTAGTAATAACTGCAGAGTACTATTATGGCGCTACCGGCTGGACAATATTGAATGAGGCTGGAGACAGGAAATACGGCGATTATGACCTGTGGACGATCAATGAAGACCGTGAGTGGGAGATCGCCGCACG encodes the following:
- a CDS encoding 4-hydroxy-tetrahydrodipicolinate synthase, with translation MLRIEGVYTALITPFTNDNEVDEAGLRRLVDFAIEGGVSGIVPCGTTGESATLSHDEHKKVIDVVIDASTVPVIAGTGSNNTQEAVEFTKHAEDAGAAGCLLITPYYNKPNVTGLKAHIAKIGDAVDIPLILYNIPSRTGQNISAETQIELAAEVPNLKGAKEASGDLKQVGTIIQMAAERGLDFAVMAGDDFLTLPIMSLGGKGVISVASNIAPKEMCAMVAAMSKNEVEKAQEINIKLYPLFDSMFLETNPIPVKKAAELMGLPAGNVRLPLGALSEANVEKLRTVLKGLGMA
- a CDS encoding NAD(P)/FAD-dependent oxidoreductase, yielding MRDYDVVVVGGGPAGCMAAKYAAKAGASTLIVEDDAVIGEPVQCAGLISTRALAESELGHRNAFIQCEIRGAVVHSPSYDLTLESPTQRAFAIRRDVFDRELAKAAQKAGADLMLKSRVKRVRQRAGEGERTQEIAAVTSKGTEEIKAKVVIGADGVKSTIARLAGLTVAQSTLACVQIEADYVTEEGLAEIFVGKTVAPGFFAWAIPLGAGAGAENRARIGLCIDKRVSPHSSPLLFLKRNLEQHPVIARKYKGTVFSSTAGRIPIPVNAGGLRGQKSRTVKVDTDADTGILLVGDAAAQIKPITGGGVYYGMKCGKIAGEMAARACLMGEITMLNDYERRWRKELGREIAVGLKVHRLRCVLSDKDFDTIVHTLLRSAMARRIKSEGDMDYPAMLVHALLANPSLIRVMGRNILRYLYTK
- a CDS encoding 30S ribosomal protein S15; protein product: MARIYARKRGRSGSTRPFSLRLKQASPEWVEMSTEEVENKVVDLHNQGLSTSQIGVLLRDSYSVPSVALVTGRKLTRILKERESADKLPEDLQNLMRKALRLRKHLGVNKMDIHNKRSLQLTESKIRRLVKYYKRKQVLPGDWKYKPETAEVILRG
- a CDS encoding type II toxin-antitoxin system HicB family antitoxin → MTNSYRLSVVIEKDADGYFAFCPELQGCYTQGDSYEEVLENIKDAIRLHIEDRIEDGEAIPHIEAISLTSVEVAV
- a CDS encoding 30S ribosomal protein S17e — its product is MGAIKPTYIKSLGKKLLTEVPEFTDDFEVNKKLVEENTNVKSKGVRNRIAGYITHKKVKESKEE
- a CDS encoding N-acetyltransferase, whose translation is MIHIRPEKPDDIESIDELTRLAFEGEDEANLTAAIRASDYFIPALSLVALDDTDQTVGHILFSPITIESSERSVEALALAPMAVLPEYQNRGIGSLLIQHGLAACKKLGYTIVVVVGHPEYYPRFGFKPARDYGLEVPFEVPDEAFMVCELVPGALKNVQGVVKYSPAFDSVL
- a CDS encoding type II toxin-antitoxin system HicA family toxin; amino-acid sequence: MSEKLPRITASRVLKVLEKAGFVCVRQSGSHKIYKNSEGKRVTVPYHSKKVLHPKVLKSILSDADLTVERFKELMK
- a CDS encoding type II toxin-antitoxin system HicB family antitoxin, which translates into the protein MKKLHLPVIIEVDEDGYYIVSCPLFKGCHSYGETVDEALENIREVIDLCLEETKLEELNKFVGFRELEIVQNA
- a CDS encoding ABC transporter substrate-binding protein; the protein is MKKIVGMVLCISLILGAFLSGCVEPQPESQPETQSRTITIGALLPLTGDLSSLGESSNAALAVGLEEANTYFAEIGANTEVELIIEDTETDTEVALAKLKKLDEAGVKVVIGPVSSTVLSGIKDYADENGIVLISLSTAPGLAIADDNVLRLVPDDSGQAGAITALMQRDGIKAIVSIVRDDVWGNELYGAARKQMEGVKELEKVTYNTASGTFSEPLNVVNAKAEEAIGNYGEGAVGVYLVSFEEGIPLLKEAAGYEALGNVKWYGNDVLANEQKIVEDAVIADFAIKTGLINPVFGSEEETPTFEYVEGRITEMIGRKPDAYAIAAYDAFWLATNAYMDNPNDASIKKVLVITAEYYYGATGWTILNEAGDRKYGDYDLWTINEDREWEIAARYQIDPGVGGRLLVGEEMNRGY
- a CDS encoding type II toxin-antitoxin system HicA family toxin, whose amino-acid sequence is MPKLPVLKGRELIAFLESIDFRVTRTKGSHVRLKSDDGRATTVPLHGNKDIPKGLLRKIIREDLELSLEEFLELYERYKGK